From Metasolibacillus fluoroglycofenilyticus, the proteins below share one genomic window:
- a CDS encoding SPFH domain-containing protein has protein sequence MALFDRIKFDGLRSRDWVIYKYPTENIKLGSTLIVNEGQVALFVKGGQVCDAFPSGSYVLSTNNLPIIGSIVNFAYGGKTPFTAEIYYINLASKLDLYWGTSNPIQLIDPKYFVKLRIRAFGQMALRIDNYMLFFSELIGSMTSDEIVQYEKVQEYFRGLLITHIKTELANKIIREKISALEISTELANLSQSMEEIVKEKFEGYGFSLLSFHIKSINFPDEDFEEINKILTARAKFEIMGDDRYTTQRSFDVYEGAANNQNNVTSSVLLSNFGLNTASEIITSMQQQLPPLKSIDKHSVCPSCNEKVKPNSKFCNSCGANMEKKVFACPSCNFENNENANFCGNCGKSFKKSTCSCGTILDFDARFCHNCGEKAN, from the coding sequence ATGGCATTATTTGATCGTATTAAATTTGATGGACTGCGCTCAAGAGATTGGGTTATTTACAAATACCCAACGGAAAATATAAAACTGGGTAGTACTTTAATTGTAAATGAAGGACAAGTAGCATTATTTGTAAAGGGAGGACAAGTATGTGACGCTTTTCCTTCTGGTTCATATGTACTTTCCACAAATAATTTACCAATCATCGGCTCTATTGTGAATTTTGCATATGGTGGAAAAACACCATTTACAGCTGAAATTTATTATATTAACTTAGCTAGCAAGCTTGATTTATATTGGGGAACATCTAATCCAATCCAATTGATTGACCCTAAATATTTTGTTAAATTACGAATTCGTGCATTTGGTCAAATGGCTCTTCGTATCGATAATTATATGCTATTTTTCTCAGAGCTTATTGGCAGCATGACTTCAGATGAGATTGTGCAATATGAAAAAGTACAAGAATATTTCCGAGGCTTATTAATTACACATATAAAAACAGAGCTAGCAAATAAGATTATTCGTGAAAAAATTTCTGCCTTAGAAATCTCAACAGAATTAGCAAACCTTTCTCAATCAATGGAAGAAATCGTAAAAGAAAAATTTGAGGGGTATGGCTTCTCACTTTTAAGCTTCCATATAAAATCAATTAATTTCCCAGATGAAGACTTTGAGGAGATTAATAAAATTTTAACAGCTCGCGCTAAATTTGAGATTATGGGCGATGACCGCTATACAACACAGCGAAGCTTTGATGTTTATGAAGGTGCGGCAAATAATCAAAATAACGTGACAAGCTCGGTGCTATTAAGTAATTTTGGCTTAAATACAGCCTCTGAAATTATTACGAGCATGCAGCAACAACTTCCACCGTTAAAAAGCATAGACAAGCATTCCGTTTGCCCTTCATGTAATGAAAAGGTTAAGCCGAATAGCAAATTTTGTAATTCATGCGGAGCTAATATGGAGAAAAAGGTATTTGCTTGCCCTTCATGTAACTTTGAAAATAATGAAAATGCAAACTTTTGTGGCAACTGTGGTAAGAGCTTTAAAAAATCTACTTGTTCCTGTGGGACAATACTCGATTTCGATGCCCGCTTCTGTCATAATTGCGGCGAAAAAGCAAACTAA
- a CDS encoding Type 1 glutamine amidotransferase-like domain-containing protein: MKTHYYLGWFNNFFPENLSKVLQEDITDRKSLAMISSNPLFYEDDGAIERTWLEQAGIIFDEYHIINYRVQKEDAQTLIQNASVIFLLGGNTLKQNEFLMEYELSGLIKESRAVVMGASAGAINMSAKWLCSKNFGYKVEISSVYDGIGLSNFSVLSHFDLENNIALVQDELSPLSKEMNVYASNKDCAVRVKGDKIDILGNVYLISHSQIQKLGETL, translated from the coding sequence ATGAAAACTCACTATTATTTAGGCTGGTTTAATAATTTTTTTCCAGAGAATTTAAGCAAGGTGTTACAGGAGGATATTACTGACAGAAAATCGCTTGCTATGATTAGCTCCAATCCATTGTTTTATGAAGATGACGGTGCGATTGAACGCACGTGGCTTGAGCAGGCAGGCATTATATTTGATGAATACCATATAATTAATTATCGCGTACAGAAGGAAGATGCCCAAACCTTAATTCAAAATGCTTCAGTCATTTTCTTGTTAGGTGGAAATACTCTTAAACAAAATGAGTTTTTGATGGAATATGAATTGTCAGGCTTGATTAAAGAAAGCAGAGCCGTTGTAATGGGAGCAAGCGCTGGTGCAATCAATATGTCCGCTAAATGGTTATGCTCGAAAAACTTTGGTTATAAAGTTGAAATAAGCTCTGTTTACGATGGAATTGGCCTTAGCAATTTTTCCGTCCTGTCTCATTTTGACCTTGAAAATAATATTGCGCTTGTTCAAGATGAGCTATCTCCCTTATCGAAAGAAATGAATGTTTATGCTTCGAACAAAGATTGCGCTGTACGTGTAAAGGGAGACAAAATCGATATTTTAGGCAATGTCTATTTAATTTCCCACTCACAGATTCAGAAATTGGGTGAGACGCTTTAG
- a CDS encoding TM2 domain-containing protein encodes MKSKLLAAVLAILFGSLGIHKFYLGRPGMGFLYLIFCWTYIPGFIGFIEGIIYLVQKEHNFQVKNRVRIS; translated from the coding sequence ATTAAATCAAAACTGCTTGCTGCTGTACTCGCTATCTTATTTGGCTCACTAGGTATCCATAAGTTTTATTTAGGGCGTCCTGGAATGGGATTTCTTTATTTAATCTTCTGTTGGACTTATATTCCAGGCTTTATCGGCTTCATCGAAGGAATTATTTACTTAGTACAAAAAGAACATAATTTCCAAGTGAAAAATCGTGTTCGCATTAGTTAA
- a CDS encoding LacI family DNA-binding transcriptional regulator — translation MSQRPNAYDVAKLAGVSQTTVSRVLNDFPYVRPATRMKVLNAIEELGFKPDEIARSLVKKKTNTIGLIVGNLANPFYAETAQVILNEASKLNYDVIMMDGDSKNESLSEVLSKLLNRRVDGVIVATVKRREELTVNIVDSTIPILFFNRSMDNLEQANYVIVDDLKGSKIAMQYLIENGHKNIAYITITGYQEYSTFNDRFLGYKQALQDNGIAYNEELVFEANNHNSALDFSMNLLQTNPNVTAIFASTDSIALEVLEAISRCNKKVPEEISIMGFDDINIAGNPYVKLTTISQRKEEMSKLALTNLLALISGESSSPVQIVLEPKLIVRGTTKSTKG, via the coding sequence TTGAGCCAGAGACCAAATGCATATGACGTAGCTAAACTTGCAGGTGTGTCTCAAACAACTGTTTCGAGAGTGCTTAATGATTTTCCTTATGTTCGACCTGCGACTAGAATGAAAGTATTAAATGCGATTGAAGAGTTAGGTTTTAAGCCTGATGAGATTGCTAGGAGTTTAGTGAAGAAAAAAACGAATACAATTGGCTTGATTGTTGGGAATTTAGCGAATCCATTCTATGCTGAAACGGCGCAGGTGATTCTAAATGAAGCCAGTAAATTGAATTATGATGTAATTATGATGGATGGGGATTCCAAAAACGAATCGCTTTCAGAGGTACTAAGTAAATTATTAAATCGTAGGGTAGATGGTGTCATTGTTGCAACTGTGAAGCGACGAGAAGAACTAACAGTCAATATAGTTGATAGTACAATCCCAATTCTGTTTTTTAATAGGTCTATGGATAACTTAGAGCAAGCGAATTATGTAATAGTTGATGATTTAAAAGGTTCGAAAATAGCAATGCAATATTTGATTGAAAATGGACATAAAAACATTGCTTATATAACTATAACTGGTTATCAAGAGTACTCAACATTTAATGATCGATTTTTAGGGTACAAACAAGCATTACAAGATAATGGTATTGCTTATAATGAAGAATTAGTTTTTGAAGCGAATAATCATAATAGTGCATTAGACTTTTCCATGAATTTATTACAGACAAATCCAAATGTGACAGCTATCTTTGCTTCGACAGATAGCATCGCATTAGAAGTATTGGAAGCGATTTCTCGTTGTAATAAAAAAGTACCTGAAGAAATTTCTATAATGGGGTTTGATGATATCAACATAGCTGGGAATCCATATGTAAAATTAACAACAATTTCTCAACGAAAAGAAGAAATGAGTAAATTAGCACTTACTAATTTGTTGGCATTAATAAGTGGAGAATCGAGTTCCCCTGTTCAAATTGTATTAGAGCCAAAACTTATTGTACGTGGAACAACTAAAAGTACAAAAGGATAA